The genomic window CGCCCTCCTCGGCGCCACCGGCTCCGGCAAGTCCAGCCTCTTCAACGCCCTCACCGGCGCCACCATCGCCCGCACCGCCGTCACCCGTCCCACGACGACGAAGCCGCTGGCGGCCCTGCCCGCCGGCGCCTCCGGGCCCGTGACGGACCGCGTCTCCGACCTGCTTGACTGGCTCGGCGTCGACGAGCGCGTCCAGCTCGAGAACGACACCGGCATGGGCGGAGCGACCGTCCTCCTCGACCTGCCGGACGTCGACTCCGACGAGGTCGCCCACCGCGAGATCGCCACCCGGCTCGCCGGGCTCGTCGACGTCCTCGTGTGGGTCCTCGACCCCGAGAAGTACGCCGACGCCGTCCTCCACCGCGACTTCATCGCCCCCATGGCCGCCCACGCCGAGGTCGCGATCGTCGCCCTCAACCAGGTCGACCGCCTCGACCCCGCCTCACGCGAGGCCGTCACCGCCGACCTCGCCCGGCTCCTCGCCGAGGAGGGCCTCGCGGGCGCCCGCGTCGAGGCCGTCTCCGCCCGCACCGGCGAGGGCGTCCCCGCCCTGCGCGAGCGCATCGGGGTCGTCGCCGCCACCGCCCGCGCCGCCGAGGACCGCCTCGCCGCGGACGTGCGCACCGCCGCCGACGTCCTCTGGCGCGAGCTCGCCCTCGACGAGACCACGAGGGCGCTGCCCGCCGACGTCGAGAGCGCCTGGACCGACCTGCGCGCCGCCGCCGCCCGCGCCGCCGGCGTCGACGCCGTCGCGAGCGCCGTCGCCGGCTCGACCGCGCAGCACGCCTCCCGCTGCGTCGGCTGGGTGCCCGTGCGCTGGGTCGGCCGCTTCCGCAAGGACCCGTTGCGCGCCCTGCACCTCGGCGCCGACGTCGTGCGCGGACGCCTTCCCGAGCCCACCGCCCGCGTCGGCGACACCGCCTCGGGCCGCGGCACCGCGGGCTCGGACCTCCTCGTCGAGCCGGCCGCACGCACCTCGGTCCAGACCGGCGCCGTCGCCGGGGGAGTCCTGCGCTCCGCCGCGCACACGACCGCCGTCCGCATGACCGGGGACCTGCCCGGCCAGGCCGAGGCCGACGTCGTCGCCCGCTCCGACGAGCGCGCCGCGGCGCTCGGGGACGCCCTCGACTCCGCCGTCGCCCGCACGGACCTCGAGCAGAGGCGCGTCCCGGGCTGGTGGCGCGCCGCCAACTGGCTGCAGTGGATCTGCGCCGCCACCGCCCTCGTCGGGGCCGCCTGGCTCCTCGTCGTGCACCTCGTCGCCACCTACGTCCTCATGCGCGAGCCCGACCCGCCCCGGCTCGGCGAGCTGCCCTGGCCCGTGGTCCTCCTCCTCGGCGGTCTGCTCCTCGGAGCGGTCCTCGCCGGGATCGGGACGCTCCTCGCCCGCGTCACGGTGCGGCGCCGGGAGGCGCGGGTGCGCGAGCGCCTGCGCGCGTCCACGGACGCCGTCGTCGACGAGCGGCTCATCGAGCCCCTGCGCGCCGACCTGACGCGCTGGAACGACCTCGCGGAGGCACTCAGCCGCCTACGCTGAGAGACGCGCACCGGACTCGCGCAGCGTCAAGCGGAGGGAGCCGCCATGGACATGGTCATCGCCGGCATCGTCACCGTCATCGTCATTCCCTCGCTCTATCCGACGATCCGGTACCTCCGTCGGCGCCGTGGTGACGCCACGGAGGCATCGCGCTGAGAAGCCGGGAGCCGACGCGAGGCGCTCAGCCGGCCGCGCTGAGCGGCGGGCGGGAGCCCGCGCCGGCCGTGCGGCCGTGGGCTGCCTCGGCCAGCGCCTCGCCGACGCCGTCGTAGAGGTTGACGACGGCGTCGACGCCGCGGGCGTGCATCTGGGCGGCCTCGTCGTTGAAGCGGGCGACCGCCAGCACCTCGCCGGCGAATCCGTGGTGCTCGATCCAGTCCAGGACGGCGAGGTTCGCGCCCGGCTCGGACATGGCGAGCACGGCCGTGCGCACCTCCCCGGAGCCGAGCCGCGCCCAGAAGTCCGTGTCCGTCGCGTCGCCCTCGACGACGTTGAGCCCCAGGCCCGTGAGACGCTCGACCTTGTCCGCGTCGGAGTCGACGCCCATGACAGGGATCGTCTCCGGGCGCTCGGGCTCCAGGTCGGCCAGGAGCCGGCGGTAGGTGGCGCGCCCGACGCGCCCCATCCCGAAGACGACGGCGCGCACGCCGGCGAGGTCGACGGGCGCCTCCGCCGGGTGGAGGGCGTCCTCGCCGTGGTCCGGCAGGGCGTGGGACACCGTTCGGACGAGGCCACTGGCCCGCTTGTTGACGACCGAGGCGACGACGAAGGACAGCGCCACCGCCAGGGACAGCGACTGCAGCCACTCGGGCCCGAGCACGCCCTGCCCCACGCCGACGCCCGCGACGACGAGGGCCAGCTCGGAGTAGGAGGCGACGGCGAGACCGGTGAGCACGGCGCTGCGGTGGCGCAGCCGCATGAGCCACAGGACCCCCGTGTAGGCGGCCGAGCGCAGCGGCAGGAGCACCACGAGGACGAGCGCCATGACGACGGGGCCCGGCCCCGGCAGCCCGGCCGTCCCGATGGAGACGAAGAAGGCGACGAGGAAGAGCTCCTGCACCGGACGGAAGGAGGCGGCGAGCTCGGCGGCCGAGGGGTGCGAGGCGAGCAGGGCCCCGACGACGAGCGCGCCGAGCGTCCCCGGCAGCCCCACCAGCTCGAAGAGCTCGTAGCCCGGCATGAGCGCGAGCGTGATCCCCAGCAGCATGAGCACCTCGCGGTGCTGGACCCGGCGCAGCAGCCAGCCGACGGCGCGGGCCGCCGGGACGAGGAGGAGGAGGGCGAGGGCCCAGGGGCTCGGCGCCTGACCGGAGATGAGGACCAGCAGGACGATGGAGGTGGTGTCCTGGAGGATCGAGGTGCCCACGGCGACGCGCCCGTAGAGGGCGGAGGCGTCGTCGCGGTCCTCGAGGATCTTCATGATGACGATCGTCGAGGAGGAGGCCAGCGCGAAGCCGACGAGCAGTGCGGCGCCCCATCCCGCCGTGGCGCCGACGGCGAGCCCGGCGACGAGGACGACGAGTCCGACGACGAGCGCGGTGATGGCGGTGATCACTGCCATCGTGACGGCGGCAGTGCCGGCGATGACCTTGCGGCCCAGCGTGCGCAGGTCGAGGTCGAGGCCGATGGAGAACAGGAGGAGGGCGGCGCCGAGGTCCCCGACGGTGGACAGCCAGGGCAGGGTCTCGACCCCGGTGGCGCCGAGGACGAAGCCGGCGGTGATGAAGCCGACGAGCGGCGGCAGGTGCAGGAGGGCGGCGAGGAAGCCGAGGAGGACGACGGTGACGAGGTGGAGGGCGAGGCTCATGCGCGGTCTCTCGTGGGGCTCGGGTGGGCGCCGGGCGGCGCGCTCGGGTCGGACGGGGACGGCCGCCGGGGCTCACACGGCCCGGCTCGTCACCGGTTCGGGCTCGGCCTCCGGCCTCGCGGGCGGATCGCCGGCGCCGGCCGCGGGCGCGTCCGCCCGGGACTCGTCCTCGACGGCGCGGGCGGCGTCGAGCGGGCCGAGGGACTCGACGGCCTGCGCGAGGGAGGCACCGACGCCGTCGTAGATGTTGATGACGGCGTCGACGCCGCCCGCGCGCATCTGGGCGGCCTCGTCGTCGTAGTGGGCGATGGCGAGGACCTGTCCCTCGAAGCTCGTGCGGTTGAGCCACTCGAGGACGCGGACGTTGGCGCCGGCCTCCGGCATGGCGAGGACGGCCTTGGTGGCGTGGACGGCGTCGAGGCGTTCCCAGAACTCCTGGTCGGTGGCGTCGGCCTCGAGCACGTTGAACCCGGACTTCTCCAGGGTCTCCACCTTGGAGTCGTCGTTGTCGATGCCGAGGACGCCGCGCTCCCCGTCCGCGTACAGGCGCGAGTAGGTGGCGCGTCCGACGCGCCCCATGCCGAAGATGACGGTGCGGACGCCGGAGAGGTCGAGCGGGCGCTCCTCGGGGTGCAGCCTCGAGGGGTTGCGTCGGGGGATGAGCCCGGTCATCCAGCGCACGAGCGCGGCCGGGTGCCGGTTGACGATGGCGGAGACGACGAAGGACAGCGCGAGCGCCAGAGAGACCGCGGCCGTCCACTCGTGCCCGAGGAAGCCGTGCTCGACGGCCACGGCGACGACGATGAGGGCGAACTCGCTGTAGGCCGTCATCGCCAGGCCGGCGAGCGCCGAGGTGCGGCGCCGCATGCCGAAGACGCGCACGGTGATCGTGTAGACGAGGCCGCGCAGCGGCAGGAGGAGCAGCAGGAAGGCGGCGAGCATGAAGGCGCCGGTCCCGGGGATGCCGTCCAGGCCGATGTTGAGGAAGAAGCCGACGAGGAGGAGCTCCTTGATGGTGAACAGGGCGCCGGAGAGCTCCTTGGCGGCGGGGTGCGAGGCGAGGAGGGCGCCCATGGTGAGGGCGCCGAGGTCGCCGTCGATGCCGACGAGGTCGAAGAGGAGGTAGCCGGGCAGGAGCGCCATCGAGATGCCGAAGATCGTGCGCATCTCGCGGTGGTCGATCCGGTCGAGGACCCAGCCGAGCACCTTGGACGCCGGCCACAGGAGCACGAGGGCGAGTGCCCACGGGCTCGGGACCTCCCCGGAGGTGAGGGTCATGTAGAGAACGGCCGCGATGTCATGGACGACGAGGACGCCGATGGCGATGCGGCCGTAGAGGGAGCTGGTGTCGTCGCGCTCCTCGAGGAGCTTGACGACGACGACCGTCGAGGAGAATGAGAGGGCGAAGCCGAGGATGGCGACGCCGGCGGGGGTGACGGTGTCCACCTGGAGGCCGAGGAAGAGCAGGCCGGCGATGATGACGCTGCCCAGGCCGCTCAGCACGGCCATGGTGATGAGCGCCGTCCCGGTGACCTCCTTGCGCGTGAGGACGCGCAGGTCGAGCTTGAGGCCGATGGTGAAGAGGAGGACGGCGACGCCCAGGTCGCCGAGGACGCCGACGTAGTCGAGGTTGGGGACGGGGGAGGCCCCGAGGACGAATCCTGCGAGGAGGAAGCCGACCAGCGGCGGCAGGCGCAGGACCGTGGCGGTGAACCCGAGGACGACGACGGCGAGCAGGTAGATGGCTGGTACCACGGGTCCCCTTACGTGCCGGGCTCGGCGTTGGGTGTCAGTGCGTTCTAGACTCCGAGAACACGGTGGTCACGGTGGATATTCCCGGATCGGTCGCTTCCGTCGCACGGGTCGTCGACGATGGCGCACGGGCGGCGTGATCGGGCGGGTGCGGGGAAGACGAGGGCCCCGTCCCACGAGGGGACGGGGCCGTGCGTCGCGGTTCTCCCAGAGTGCCGGGGACCGGAGGGTCACGCCGCGCCGACGCCGCTGCGCCGGAAGCGGGTCAGGAGCGCGAGCCGGTGGTCACCAGCGGTCGCCGCGGAAACCGCGGTCGCCACCGCGCCCGCCGTCGCGGCGGTTGCCGCCCCGGTAGCCGCCGCGGTCGTTCCGACGGTCCCCACGGCGGTCGTCGCGGTCACCGCGGAAGCCTCCGCGTCGGTCGTCGCGGTCGAAGCGCTTGCCGCCCCGGTAGCCGCCACGGTCGTCACGGCGCTCGCCACGGCGGTCGTCGCGGTCCCCGCGGTAGCCGCCCCGGCGGTCGTCACGTCGGTCGTCGCGGTCGAAGCGCTTGCCGCCCCGGTAGCCGCCACGGTCGTCACGGCGGTCCCCACGGTCACCGCGGAAGCCTCCGCGTCGGTCGCCGCGGTCGTCGTCGCGGTGCGGGCGGCCGGCGCGACGCTGCGAGAACTCGCTCGGCGCGTTGTCGTCGTTGGGGCCGTCCCAGCCGTGGCCCGGGCCCTCGTCCGGGCGGATGCGCAGCTCGCGGCCGCCGAAGGTCGCGTGACGCATCCGGTCGAGCTGGTCCTCGGTGAGGTCGGTGTGGATCGTGACGAGGGAGAAGGACTGGAGGATGTCGATCTTGCCGATGTCGGAGCCGGCGATACCGCCCTCGTTGGCGAGGGCGCCGACGATCGCGCCGGGCATGACGCGATCCCGGTGCCCGACCTCGACGCGGTACACGGTGCCGGGGCCCTCCGGGCGCGGTCGGCCGCCGCGGGCGGCGCCGGGCTTGCGGTCGCGGTCGTCACGGTCGCGCGAGCGCTCGCCGCGCCCGGGCTCGAAAGCGGCGGAGACGAAGGTTCCCTCGGCGTCGACGTTCTCCTCGCGGCGCACGCGCTGGCGCTTGCCGCCGTCCGCCTCGTCGTCGCGGCGGCGCGGGCCCTCGTCGCCGACGGCGAGGGCGAGGAGCGTCGCGGTGAGGTCCTCAACGCTCAGGCCGAGCTCCTCGCTCCGGGCGGTGACGAGCTCGGTGTACATGCCGAGGCGGCCGCGCTCGTGGCGGGCGGCGGCCTTCTCGAGGAGCCTGCCGGCGCGGTGGCGTGAGACGTCGGCGGGGGAGGGCAGGGTGATCTCCTCGAGGCGGGTGCCGGTGAGGCGCTCGATCTGGCGAAGCTTGCCCTTCTCCTTGGGGGTGAGGAAGGTGACGGCCTCGCCGTGGCGGCCGGCGCGGCCGGTGCGCCCGATGCGGTGGACGTAGGCCTCGGCCTCGCGCGGGACGTCGAAGTTGACGACGAGACCGATGCGGTCGACGTCGAGGCCACGGGCGGCGACGTCGGTGGCGACCAGGACGTCGAGGGTGCCCTGACGGAGGCGCTCGACGAGGCGCTCGCGCTCGCGCTGCGGGACGTCGCCGGAGATGGCGGCGGCCTGGATACCGCGGCCGGACAGCTCGATGGCGACGTCCTCGGCGGTGGACTTGGTGCGCACGAAGACGATGGCGGCCTCGGCGTCGGTGACGGCCAGGACGCGGGAGACGGCGCCGACCTTGTGGCGGAAGGGGACCACCGCGTAGGTCTGGTGGACCGTGTCGACGGTGGAGGACTGGCGGGAGACCTCGACCTGAACCGGGTCGGTCATGTGCTGACGGGCGACACGCTGGATGGCGGCCGGCATGGTCGCGGAGAACAGCGCGGTGCGGCGGTCCTCCGGCAGCGAGGCGGCGATGGTCTCGACGTCCTCGGCGAAGCCCATGCGGAG from Actinomyces radicidentis includes these protein-coding regions:
- a CDS encoding GTPase family protein — encoded protein: MTPPTIRRRDAVGASDAEPTRAFDRDTSRAQRRGAARDLDQTLWDLTRAVELGDGLVEDAALAPARTVLTRAGERRRIAPGVTVVALLGATGSGKSSLFNALTGATIARTAVTRPTTTKPLAALPAGASGPVTDRVSDLLDWLGVDERVQLENDTGMGGATVLLDLPDVDSDEVAHREIATRLAGLVDVLVWVLDPEKYADAVLHRDFIAPMAAHAEVAIVALNQVDRLDPASREAVTADLARLLAEEGLAGARVEAVSARTGEGVPALRERIGVVAATARAAEDRLAADVRTAADVLWRELALDETTRALPADVESAWTDLRAAAARAAGVDAVASAVAGSTAQHASRCVGWVPVRWVGRFRKDPLRALHLGADVVRGRLPEPTARVGDTASGRGTAGSDLLVEPAARTSVQTGAVAGGVLRSAAHTTAVRMTGDLPGQAEADVVARSDERAAALGDALDSAVARTDLEQRRVPGWWRAANWLQWICAATALVGAAWLLVVHLVATYVLMREPDPPRLGELPWPVVLLLGGLLLGAVLAGIGTLLARVTVRRREARVRERLRASTDAVVDERLIEPLRADLTRWNDLAEALSRLR
- a CDS encoding DEAD/DEAH box helicase gives rise to the protein MSTNNVTSAPTGRPLGLDDLFSDAMGAPAPESPEAPGSETDGPEPAGPEELAAPHRSISQSPDSAASAPSAPSAPSFATPTSSDSPEDPEDVDHEDEEDDVDTAAELALPESDPEDEDDEDADDGIEVDEDEVDGRAPFLDGDDEDDSEDQEGAPAAKKPEEVTFADLGLPADLLKAVTDMGFTTPTDIQREAIPTLLFGRDVVGVAQTGTGKTAAFGLPLLDAVDAHDGEVQALVLAPTRELALQSAEAITDMAHRSRGLDVVAVYGGSPYGPQISALKGGAQVVVGTPGRVIDLIEKGALRLGSVRYFVLDEADEMLRMGFAEDVETIAASLPEDRRTALFSATMPAAIQRVARQHMTDPVQVEVSRQSSTVDTVHQTYAVVPFRHKVGAVSRVLAVTDAEAAIVFVRTKSTAEDVAIELSGRGIQAAAISGDVPQRERERLVERLRQGTLDVLVATDVAARGLDVDRIGLVVNFDVPREAEAYVHRIGRTGRAGRHGEAVTFLTPKEKGKLRQIERLTGTRLEEITLPSPADVSRHRAGRLLEKAAARHERGRLGMYTELVTARSEELGLSVEDLTATLLALAVGDEGPRRRDDEADGGKRQRVRREENVDAEGTFVSAAFEPGRGERSRDRDDRDRKPGAARGGRPRPEGPGTVYRVEVGHRDRVMPGAIVGALANEGGIAGSDIGKIDILQSFSLVTIHTDLTEDQLDRMRHATFGGRELRIRPDEGPGHGWDGPNDDNAPSEFSQRRAGRPHRDDDRGDRRGGFRGDRGDRRDDRGGYRGGKRFDRDDRRDDRRGGYRGDRDDRRGERRDDRGGYRGGKRFDRDDRRGGFRGDRDDRRGDRRNDRGGYRGGNRRDGGRGGDRGFRGDRW
- a CDS encoding cation:proton antiporter family protein codes for the protein MSLALHLVTVVLLGFLAALLHLPPLVGFITAGFVLGATGVETLPWLSTVGDLGAALLLFSIGLDLDLRTLGRKVIAGTAAVTMAVITAITALVVGLVVLVAGLAVGATAGWGAALLVGFALASSSTIVIMKILEDRDDASALYGRVAVGTSILQDTTSIVLLVLISGQAPSPWALALLLLVPAARAVGWLLRRVQHREVLMLLGITLALMPGYELFELVGLPGTLGALVVGALLASHPSAAELAASFRPVQELFLVAFFVSIGTAGLPGPGPVVMALVLVVLLPLRSAAYTGVLWLMRLRHRSAVLTGLAVASYSELALVVAGVGVGQGVLGPEWLQSLSLAVALSFVVASVVNKRASGLVRTVSHALPDHGEDALHPAEAPVDLAGVRAVVFGMGRVGRATYRRLLADLEPERPETIPVMGVDSDADKVERLTGLGLNVVEGDATDTDFWARLGSGEVRTAVLAMSEPGANLAVLDWIEHHGFAGEVLAVARFNDEAAQMHARGVDAVVNLYDGVGEALAEAAHGRTAGAGSRPPLSAAG
- a CDS encoding cation:proton antiporter family protein; translated protein: MVPAIYLLAVVVLGFTATVLRLPPLVGFLLAGFVLGASPVPNLDYVGVLGDLGVAVLLFTIGLKLDLRVLTRKEVTGTALITMAVLSGLGSVIIAGLLFLGLQVDTVTPAGVAILGFALSFSSTVVVVKLLEERDDTSSLYGRIAIGVLVVHDIAAVLYMTLTSGEVPSPWALALVLLWPASKVLGWVLDRIDHREMRTIFGISMALLPGYLLFDLVGIDGDLGALTMGALLASHPAAKELSGALFTIKELLLVGFFLNIGLDGIPGTGAFMLAAFLLLLLPLRGLVYTITVRVFGMRRRTSALAGLAMTAYSEFALIVVAVAVEHGFLGHEWTAAVSLALALSFVVSAIVNRHPAALVRWMTGLIPRRNPSRLHPEERPLDLSGVRTVIFGMGRVGRATYSRLYADGERGVLGIDNDDSKVETLEKSGFNVLEADATDQEFWERLDAVHATKAVLAMPEAGANVRVLEWLNRTSFEGQVLAIAHYDDEAAQMRAGGVDAVINIYDGVGASLAQAVESLGPLDAARAVEDESRADAPAAGAGDPPARPEAEPEPVTSRAV